The Bernardetia sp. ABR2-2B DNA window GGCTACTGGTTAGAAATTGATTAAAGTCGTTATAATCCTTGTATGTATCGGATTTGTCAAACAATGGAATAGCTAATTTTTTTAGTTCGTTTGTGGCTTCTTTTCCTGCTGTATCATTGTCTAGGAAAGTGAAAATTTTAGTAGCTGCTAATGATTTTAGTATCTGTTTTGCTTTTTCTGTGTGGCTAGTAGAATTCAGAATTAAAATATTTGCTTTAAAATTCTTTTTGTAGTAAGTGATTGCAGAAAGAAAGTCGATAAAACCTTCAAATATTATCCACGTTGTAGAATTTTTGTATAAAATGGTTCTTATATCAGCTTTTCCAAAATTGCCTTTAAAACTCTTATTTCTGACTGCATAACCTTCTGAATCATTTGAGAAAAACAAACCGTAATACCATTTATTTTTTAGTTCGTATTGTTGGTATTTTATGTATTCTTTGGCAAGTGATGGACTAATACCACGTTCTTTTTTTAGATAGTAGTTTAGATTGTTTTTTTGTTTGTCGGTTGCTTCTTTGTGGTTTGGTAATGGCTGATTGAAATGAGGTTTTGAAAGAAAAAAGTTATCATCTTTTGGTTGTTGTACAAACTCCTTATTGAATGCCAAAAGAAAATACATGGCTTCTACAAATGATTTTCTTTTGTATTCCATTGTGAGCGTCATGACGTTCCAAATTCTCCCACTACTCAAATCTTTTGCAATCCAAATATTTTGAGTTTGATGTTTGAATACTGAAAAGCTGTTACTACTTTTTTCTGTTCGAAAAGGATTTTCAAAAAGTGAGTTTGAAAGTTTGACAAATCCAAATTCTACTAATAAAGCTCTCAAATCTGTTTTATTAGCTTTCTCTATTTGCTGGGGTGTAAATCTGTTATTTTGCATAATTATATAAAATTTGTGTTTTTTATTACTTCTGAAAAACACGTTTTTAAAAGTCTTGAAAAGTGCTGTAACACTGTAACACTGTAAACATTTACTAAAAAGTTGATTTTTGATAGTGTAAGAGTAGTTTTTGTGTTTACAGTATAATTTTAAGGTACTGTAAACTATCTTTTTGTAAAAACACTCTTTAACTATGTTTAAAAGCCTATTTAGTTGTAAAACGTTAATTTAATAGCCTAAATGTTAATATTTTGATGATTGATTTTAACTAAAAAAATTACATTGAAATTTTAGAGTTTTAAAATTGAATGATTTTTTTGAGTAAGTTTTTATGCTTTTTTCTTTCAAAACCTTATTATTTAAAGATTATAGTTTTTGACGAATGAAGTATAATTTTAAACCACCTTTTCACAAAAACACTCTCAAACTCTTTAAATAAACTTTGCTTTCTAAACTGTTTACAGTGTTTACAGTACACTAATTTTTCTACTGTAAACAAAAAACTATCTTTAAGCTATCAATAAGCCTTATTTTAGAGAATGTTTACAGTGTTACAGTGTTTACAGTAGTTTTTAAAACTTTATGTTTTTTTTACTTGTAAGGTTTTGGTATTGAATAGTGCTTTTTTAATCGCCTTTTTTCTTAATTACTGAATAAAAGCGTTTTGTAGTCCTTCCGATGCGTTCGTGTTTTTGACAAAAACCGAAATTTTGAAGGCGTTGCCCTAATTGAGTTGGATAAATTTTAGTAGGTGCGTAAAAGTCTAAAAACTTGGCTAGTTCTGTGGCTGTCATATCCACGATTTTATCTTTATTGTCTTCTGTTGGTAACTCCAAACATTCCTCGATAACTTCCATTATAGAATCCGTAATTTGAAATTTGTAGCTATAACGGTTTAGTAATTCTTTATCTTCTGAGTTTAACTCGTGCGTTTCTCCATTCTTAAAACAGTGATAGGCTTCCATTAATAAATCCGTTTTGTCTATTGCGTTATATTCTTTGTGTTCAATGCTACTCACTTCAATAGGCAATAAACGCCTATTTCCTGTTAAATCCCCTAACAATTCATAATCATTACTAGTACCTGCAAACGATGCAATTCGCTTGATAGATTGCATCAAACGACCATAAGGCAAACGAACTCTAAAAGTGTCTTTATCAGATAACGCCTTTAATAGCTTCCAATCACTTTTATTTTTACCTCCCATTTCATCATCTAAAATGATTAAAGCCGAACCCATTTTTTGAGCTAAATCACTTTCTTTTTCATTATCCAATTTAGTTTCAATCAAATAATTTTTCAATTCACTTGGGAGCATTCTCAAAAAGAACTGACTTTTTCCTGTTCCTTGCCCTCCTACTAAAATCAAAAATAAATTACTTTTACCTCCGTAAACACTGGCTATAAGACCTATTAACCATTTTTTGATAAATCTATAATTATAGTCTTCATTGCTTAATCCGTTGCTACTCACTTCAATAGGACTAATAATAGAATCTGAAAAAGCCTTTATTACTCCTGTTGGTTTTCGCTTTTTATTCTTTTCGAAAAAGTCAATAAAAGGATTATATTTTGTAATGAAATTACTGTTTAGGATAGTAAAAAACGTATTACTGGAACATTTTTTAATACCAAAATTTTGCGCTTCTATTAAAATAGTATTCAAGTCTGCATCATTCAAAATACGTCCTTTGTTATCAAATTCATTAGTTATTAAATTAAGCCTTAATCCTTTTTCATAGTGGCGTAAATAGGTCAAGATTTGGTCATTTTTGTTTAGAGAATAGAAATGAAAAAATACTTCATTCTCCTTATACATTCTTTCAATTATGTTTTTTGCTGTTGTCGGATTGATAGTAGAAAATTTGGGTATCAATTCAGCTTTTGACAATTCTATATCCTGTCCTTTTTTTATACACTCTAATATTTGAGCTTCAAAAATCTTTTTAAAATCATTACTAACTACTTCATTTTGAGGCTTTTGAGTAGTTATATTTGTTCCATTATTTGAAACAATATTTGTGTTTTCTGCGTTTAATTCCATATATTTACTGTTGTTTAGATTTAATTATTTATTTGCGTATAAGTCATTCTGAACAATCAAAAGACAGTATAAAACCGTTTAGATTCGCTTCTAAACGGTTTTTTTGTGTTCTATTGGCTCTTATGCTACTGCCTTTCGTTTTTTATTTGTCTTTGCTTCTACTTCTGAAAGACAAACCAAAAAAGCGCACTTCTTTTGCAGAATGTTGTACCACACTAAAGAGTATTCAAAAGGCTTACAAGCTGTTTCTAAGGCATCACTACACACGAAATCAAAAAACATAGGCAAGTATATTTTTGCTTGTGTGGCTACTAACATTATATCTTGTCCTTGTTTTAGATGATAGATTGTACTAACACAATCGTAAAAATTAATAATTACTTCTTGCTCCTTTGGGCTGCCCTGTGTTTGGCTCTTAGTGCATAGCTCATAAACTTGGGCCACAAATCCATATAAATTTTTATCTGTCAATAGACTTACATAGACTGGAGCAGTAGCGTTTTTTTGTTCGGTTGTCAATTCTGAAAACGTCATGATAATTGGTTATTAAAAAGTGGGAAAATTGATTTACTGAATAGTGGGAAAACTATTTTTTAAAATCGTTTGAGAATAGGGAATACAAAATTTCTTTTTCTCAAAACTCGTGCATCTGGACGGCTCAAATAATTATAAGTAGATTCTCCATTTGTGTGTCCTAAATAATCCTGTACGCATTGAGGATTATAATTATTCTCTTTATATACATCTAATGCTGTTGTAGCTCTGAAACTATATAGCGTTTGAAACTTATCAAGCTCTAGGGCATCTTTTACCTTTTTGAATGCATGACAAAAAGTGTTTTTACTGGCTATCTTTTTTCCTATGCCCTTTGACTGGTTAGAAAACAAATAATAAGAACTTGGAAACTTATCAATATTCCATTTTTTGAGTTCCTTAATAAATTCAATAGGAATTTCAATCGTTCTTTCTATGCGTGTCTTTATAGTTAGACTTTCGGGACGTATGAGCCAATTTTGAGTATCAATATTACCTACTCTTAGCTGTCTAATTTCATTCGGTCTTAATCCTGTGTATCTGAAAAACTCAATAAAACGCAATAGAAAAACATTGTTTTCTCTTAGATAATCATATATTTTTTTGATTTCCTTGTCATTGTACGGCTTATGATATTGCGTACTTTCTTTGCGTAACCTTGGGATTGATAAAGCATTGTTTCTGTTTATCCATTCCTTTTCATAGAAATAATGAAAGGCATTTTGTAAGAAGTTTCTATAGTCATTATAACGATTATTACTCACACCCCTATCCTTTTTCATAGCTGCCAAAAGTTCGTATAAAACGCCTGTGGTTGCGTTCTCTATTGGTAGAGTGTCAATACCTAATTTTTGCAAAGTAAGAAGCATAATATTAGAAATTGACTTAATACGCTCATCTGTTCGGTTGCCGTTTAGATTTGTTTTGTAAGCCAAATACACCTCAATACCTTCATATAAATTTGAAGGTTTATGAAATGCTACGACTGGTTTAATTGGTTTTAACATAGTGGGAAAACTTTGTTTAATTGGTTACTGATTCCTTTGGTAAAAATTTAATGGTACTCTCGTGGAGCTCCAAAATGTGTACATCGAAATATTCTGAAAGCCTTTGCATTTCGTCGAACATTAATGGTTTTTCATTTCGGATTAATTGATAAAAACGTCTTGAACCTATACCGATATGAGAAAAAAACGCCCTGTTAGGTTTAAAAGTCATTTTTCTATCATTCTCATAGGCTTTAAGTATCGTTTTTAGCCTGTTATTTGATTGTTTCATAGTCTTAAAAATTGTTTTTGAATACTCAAATATACGCACTCAAAAGAATAAAATATAATTTAAAAGCCCAAAAGCTATATAAATTAACATTTATTATACTTTCAAAATCTAAATGGTTTAGGGTTATGAACTATAGTTATATATTTTTGTATAAAAAATAACTATAGTTAATATGAAATTTACTACAGGAATAAAAATAAACGAGGCTATCAAGTCAGAAAGAATTTTAAGAGGTTTATCTCAGTCCGATATGTCTGAAAGTTTGGGGATTACACAAAACGCCTACAGTAAGATAGAGAGGGGAATTAGCTCAATTTCTTTAGAAAGATTTATTGAAATTTGTAAAATACTGGAGATACCTTCTTATGGATTTCTAGAGTATTGCAAATTTGCAATAAACAAAGAAAATTACAGTAAATTCGTTAAACGTATGACAATTACTCCTGAAGAGATTGAAGAAGAAGCTATATATAAAAAAAAACTAGAAGACAAAGTAAAAACATTGAGTAGTACAATAGATGAAAAAGATAGGTTAATATCTATACTTGTGGAAAAAATAAAAGGTTTGGAACAAGAACTAGAAAAATAGCATTTTTGAGCTACTTAGCAATAACAAAAGGCATTAAAAAAGAGCAAAAATTAGGGTTTAAAAATCCCCCACTGTTCGCCCATAGTTTCAAAAGGCTTTTAAACTTACATAGTTTGAAAGCCTTTTTTTTATGTCCTTTTATTTGTATTTCGTTGAAATAATAATTCTTTTTGCTCTAAGAGTAAGGTTTATTGAAATTCTCAATTATATTTCCGTATTTAGATTTCCGTTATTTTCTTTGATGAAATAGGTAATAAATACAAAAAATGATTTTAGAAGAATACATCAGCAAAATCAATCAGCGTTTTCAATTAGGAAACTCTACTGAGCATACATTTAGAGGAGATTTACAAACACTTTTAGAAAGTATTGTTCCTAAAGTATCAGCTACCAATGAGCCGAAACGTATTGCTTGTGGTGCGCCTGACTATGTTCTGACTAAAAAGGATATTCCTGTCGGATTTATTGAAGCCAAAGATATTGGAGATAAAGACCTTGAAGGAAAAAAGAAAACTGGCAATAAATCCCAATTTGATAGATATAAAAACTCCCTTGATAATCTTGCTTTTACAGATTATTTGGATTTCCATTTTTATCAAGAAAAAAAGTTTGTCAAAAGCATTGCTATTGGTAAAATAGAAAATGGACAGATAGAACCCATTAGAGAGAATTTTGAGAGTTTCGAAAGGCATATCAACGATTTTTGTATCTATGAAGGACAAACTATAAAAAGTCCGAAAAAATTAGCCGAAATGATGGCTGCAAAGGCGCAACTATTAGCTGAAGTAATAGAAAGCTCACTCAATTCAGATGAAAAAGAACGTCAAAACTCTTCTTTAAACGAGCAATTTGAAGCCTTCAAACAAATCTTGATAAAAGGTATCTCACACAAAGCCTTTGCTGATGTGTATGCTCAAACAATAGCCTACGGAATGTTTGCAGCACGACTGCACGATGATTCGCCTACTTCTTTTACTCGTCAGAGAGCTGCTGTACTGATTCCAAAATCAAATCCTTTTTTGCGTAAATTATTCCAGTACATAGCAGGGTATGATTTAGATGAACGTTTGGTTTGGATTGTAGATAGTTTGGCAGATATTTTTTCACATGCAAATGTAGAAGCTGCATTGGAAGAGTACGGAAGAGAAACACAAACAGAAGATGCCCTCATTCACTTTTACGAAACTTTTTTGGCAGAATACGACCCAAAACTAAGAAAATCAAGAGGGGTTTGGTACACGCCGAAACCAGTAGTTAATTTTATAGTTCGTGCCGTTGATGATATACTCAAAACTGAATTTAATCTATCTAAGGGACTAACAGACAGCAGTAAGACCAAAATTAAAGTAAGTGAAAAAGGCGATTTAGTAGAAAAAGAAGTACATAAAGTACAGATTCTTGACCCAGCAACAGGAACAGGAACATTTTTAGCCGAAACAGTAGAACACATTTACAAACAATTCCAAAATCAAAAAGGAGTTTGGAATAGCTATGTAGAAAATGACCTTTTACCTCGTTTGAATGGTTTTGAGCTGCTGATGGCTTCGTATGCAATGGCTCATCTAAAACTAGATTTTCTACTCAAAGAAACAGGCTTTAAACCTACCTCAGAGTCAAACAAACAGGAGCGTTTTAGAATTTTTCTAACAAATTCATTAGAAGAAGGTAGTACAGAGCTAGAAAGCAGTTTTGCAAATTGGCTTAGTACAGAAGCAAATGAAGCCAATAAAATCAAAAAAGATACGCCTGTAATGGTTATTTTGGGTAATCCTCCGTATAGTGGCGAAAGTCAGAATAAAGGAAAATGGATTATGGAATTGATGGAAGATTATAAGAAAGAACCCGAAGGAAAAGTAAAATTAAAGGAAAGAAATCCAAAATGGATAAATGATGATTATGTCAAGTTTTTGCGTTATGGTCAGCACTTTATAGAAAAAAATGAAAGTGGTATCCTTGCTTTTATTAATCCACATGGCTTTTTAGATAATCCTACTTTTAGAGGAATGCGTTGGAATTTGCTTAAGACATACGATAAAATTTACACCATAGATTTACATGGTAATTCTAAGAAAAAAGAAGTTTCGCCTGATGGAAGCATAGACCAAAACGTCTTTGATATTCAGCAAGGTGTCAGTATCAATATTTTTGTCAAAACTGGAAAAAAGAAAAAAGACGAACTAGGACAAGTTTTTCACTATGATTTGTATGGAAGAAGGGAACATAAGTATGATTTTTTAGATAATCATTCTCTTAAAGATATATCTTTCACAAAACTTCCAAATGTTGCACCTAATTATTTTATGGTGCAAAAGGATTTTGAAGCACAAGCAGAATATGATAAAGGGTTTTCTGTCAATGAATTATTTGTAATTAATTCAGTAGGAATTGTGAGTGGTAAAGACGCTGTTTTAATAAATTATAATCATAAAGATTTAACTACAAACATAGAATCAGTTTATCACTCTAGTCCAGAACATGAATTGATAAGAAACATTGATTATCGTCCCTTTGATACAAGAAGTATTTATTATGATACCGATTTGATAGAAAGGGCAAGAGAGAAAGTAATGCAACATTTTATCAATGATAAAAATATTGGATTAACATTACCTAAGATAAATAAGGAAAATGACGAGATTGGTTACACTAATTCATTTATTACCAAAAATATAATTGACGCAAGAATTTCCGATAGATTCATAACTTCAATATTCCCTCTTTACCTCTATCCAGAAAAAGAAAAACCAAAAAAACTATCAGAAGAAAGAAGAACTATTTTATATCTTCAATGGGAAGAAAAAAGAGCAAGTTTAGAAACTATGAAAAAGGCGTTTGCAGCCCTTACACAGATGTATGAAATCAAAAATGGAAATCATAAAGAAGCTCAAAAAATATATAAAAAACAGAAGAAGGAATATGACAAACTAAAAGAAGAGGTAGAAAAGCTAACAAATGCCTTAGAAATGAAAGAAGCAACAAATGGAACACTCTATGAAGCACAAGAAGAACCAAGAAAGCCGAATCTAAAAAAAGAAATAGTAGCTCAAATCGCTCAAAAATTAGGTTTAGTTTTTACGGTGGAGAAAACAAAAAAGAAAGGAACGTTTGCGCCTATTGATATTTTGGATTATATCTATGCTGTTCTTCATTCACCAAAATATAGAGAAAAGTATAAGGAGTTTTTGAAGATAGATTTTCCTAGAGTTCCTTATCCTACTGATGCAAAAACGTTTTGGAAATTGGTTGATTTAGGAGGTCAGATAAGACAAATTCATTTATTGGAAAGTGATGTAGTAGATAATTTTATTACTTCTTATCCTATTAGCTCAAATGAGGGAGGCGAAAACGAAGTAGAACAACGTCCAAAATATGCTCTCAATAAAAAAACTGATTTAGGAAAAGTCTATATCAATGAAACTCAATATTTTGATAATGTACCAAAAATAGCTTGGGAGTTTTATATTGGAGGTTATCAACCTGCCCAAAAGTGGCTCAAAGATAGGAAAGGTAGAAAGCTCACTTTTGAGGACATCAATCACTATCAAAAAATCATCGTTGCTTTATCTGAAACAGATAGATTGATGAAGGAAATTGATACTATTTTGTTTTAAATGGTAAATCAAGTTTTATAAAAATTTTATCAAACAATTCAGTTTTATTGAAGTTGGTAATCTATAATTCATTCTATTTTTTTGAATTTATTTTTAAACTCATTTTTAACCCTAAACTATTTTTTACTTATGGCATTCGAACTTCCTAAGTTGCCTTACGACTACAACGCTCTTGAACCAAATATCGATGAGCAAACAATGACAATTCACCATACAAAACACCATCAAGGCTATACTGACAAGCTAAATGCAGCTATCAAAGGTACAGATATGGAAGGAAAAAGCATTGAAGAAATTCTAAAAAGTGTTAGTTCTTCATCTAATAAAGCTGTTCGAAATAATGGTGGTGGATATTACAATCACGACCTTTTTTGGAAAGTAATGTCACCAAACGGTGGGGGAGAACCTTCTGGAGAACTTGCAGAAGCAATCAATAAAGCATTCGGTTCTTATGCAGATTTCAAGACCAAATTTGAAGAAGCTGCCAAAACACAATTCGGTTCGGGTTGGGCGTGGCTTATCGTAAAAGCTGATGGCTCATTAGCTGTTACAGGAACGCCAAACCAAGATAATCCATTGATGGAAGTAGCTTCTGAAAAAGGTACTCCTGTTTTGGGAATTGATGTTTGGGAACACGCATACTATCTGAAATACCAAAACAAACGTCCTGATTATGTAGGTGCATTTTGGAATGTTGTAGATTGGAGCAAAGTAGCAGAAAACTATACAAATGCTAAATAATTTGTTTCAGCAGACTTAGAAAATTATACAAAAGCGTTTTATCTTAAATTGGATAAAACGCTTTTTTTAGTATATTGATTTTTATAAATACTATAAATCCAAATTTTGAATAACTTTAAAGCATTTTTAATCGTATAAAATATTTTAAAACAAAACCATTTATACCTATTTTTTTAATCACCTAACTTAATTAATTTTTATGTTCAAAAAAATGGCTTCCGAAGCTCTCGGACTTAGTGATATTGGAAAAATTATTTCACCAGAAAACTATAACAAAGTAGAATCTGATGATTATATTTTGCACGAAGACAATGAAAAAATATTCTTCTTAATAAAATCAAAACAGGACGAATACTGTTTTACTAATCGTGCCTTAATTCACGTAGATGGAACAAGTGCCATGAGCAAAAAACGAACACTAAAAAGATATGAATATTATAAATATCCAATCTCTTCTGTTTTGTTAGAAACAGCAGGAACAATAGATTTAGATGTTGAAATAAAATTCAAATTAGGCGTAAGAAATAGTGCCTCTTCTATTTCAAAATCAAGCTCGTCTTCTTCTGGAGGAGTTTCTTTTTCTATCGATGTAGATAAGAATCAATTAGAGCAACTCAAAGATTTATATAAAGCTCTTTATACAATGTCTCTAATCGAAAGTAGTAATTATTCAGATTACAATGGAGCTTATGATGCCATCAATAAGGCTATTCAAGTAGTAGCAAATAATAGAACAAACGAAGCAAATCAAGCCGAAGAATTAGAGAGAGTAACTAAATATATTTCTCATTTTTTAGATGATGCAAAAGAAAAATATGTTAAAAAAGATTACTCTGATGTATTTTTGAAATATATCAATAATTAATTTTT harbors:
- a CDS encoding toprim domain-containing protein encodes the protein MQNNRFTPQQIEKANKTDLRALLVEFGFVKLSNSLFENPFRTEKSSNSFSVFKHQTQNIWIAKDLSSGRIWNVMTLTMEYKRKSFVEAMYFLLAFNKEFVQQPKDDNFFLSKPHFNQPLPNHKEATDKQKNNLNYYLKKERGISPSLAKEYIKYQQYELKNKWYYGLFFSNDSEGYAVRNKSFKGNFGKADIRTILYKNSTTWIIFEGFIDFLSAITYYKKNFKANILILNSTSHTEKAKQILKSLAATKIFTFLDNDTAGKEATNELKKLAIPLFDKSDTYKDYNDFNQFLTSSQTKNAQA
- a CDS encoding VapE domain-containing protein; its protein translation is MELNAENTNIVSNNGTNITTQKPQNEVVSNDFKKIFEAQILECIKKGQDIELSKAELIPKFSTINPTTAKNIIERMYKENEVFFHFYSLNKNDQILTYLRHYEKGLRLNLITNEFDNKGRILNDADLNTILIEAQNFGIKKCSSNTFFTILNSNFITKYNPFIDFFEKNKKRKPTGVIKAFSDSIISPIEVSSNGLSNEDYNYRFIKKWLIGLIASVYGGKSNLFLILVGGQGTGKSQFFLRMLPSELKNYLIETKLDNEKESDLAQKMGSALIILDDEMGGKNKSDWKLLKALSDKDTFRVRLPYGRLMQSIKRIASFAGTSNDYELLGDLTGNRRLLPIEVSSIEHKEYNAIDKTDLLMEAYHCFKNGETHELNSEDKELLNRYSYKFQITDSIMEVIEECLELPTEDNKDKIVDMTATELAKFLDFYAPTKIYPTQLGQRLQNFGFCQKHERIGRTTKRFYSVIKKKGD
- a CDS encoding tyrosine-type recombinase/integrase, which encodes MLKPIKPVVAFHKPSNLYEGIEVYLAYKTNLNGNRTDERIKSISNIMLLTLQKLGIDTLPIENATTGVLYELLAAMKKDRGVSNNRYNDYRNFLQNAFHYFYEKEWINRNNALSIPRLRKESTQYHKPYNDKEIKKIYDYLRENNVFLLRFIEFFRYTGLRPNEIRQLRVGNIDTQNWLIRPESLTIKTRIERTIEIPIEFIKELKKWNIDKFPSSYYLFSNQSKGIGKKIASKNTFCHAFKKVKDALELDKFQTLYSFRATTALDVYKENNYNPQCVQDYLGHTNGESTYNYLSRPDARVLRKRNFVFPILKRF
- a CDS encoding helix-turn-helix transcriptional regulator, which gives rise to MKFTTGIKINEAIKSERILRGLSQSDMSESLGITQNAYSKIERGISSISLERFIEICKILEIPSYGFLEYCKFAINKENYSKFVKRMTITPEEIEEEAIYKKKLEDKVKTLSSTIDEKDRLISILVEKIKGLEQELEK
- a CDS encoding type ISP restriction/modification enzyme — protein: MILEEYISKINQRFQLGNSTEHTFRGDLQTLLESIVPKVSATNEPKRIACGAPDYVLTKKDIPVGFIEAKDIGDKDLEGKKKTGNKSQFDRYKNSLDNLAFTDYLDFHFYQEKKFVKSIAIGKIENGQIEPIRENFESFERHINDFCIYEGQTIKSPKKLAEMMAAKAQLLAEVIESSLNSDEKERQNSSLNEQFEAFKQILIKGISHKAFADVYAQTIAYGMFAARLHDDSPTSFTRQRAAVLIPKSNPFLRKLFQYIAGYDLDERLVWIVDSLADIFSHANVEAALEEYGRETQTEDALIHFYETFLAEYDPKLRKSRGVWYTPKPVVNFIVRAVDDILKTEFNLSKGLTDSSKTKIKVSEKGDLVEKEVHKVQILDPATGTGTFLAETVEHIYKQFQNQKGVWNSYVENDLLPRLNGFELLMASYAMAHLKLDFLLKETGFKPTSESNKQERFRIFLTNSLEEGSTELESSFANWLSTEANEANKIKKDTPVMVILGNPPYSGESQNKGKWIMELMEDYKKEPEGKVKLKERNPKWINDDYVKFLRYGQHFIEKNESGILAFINPHGFLDNPTFRGMRWNLLKTYDKIYTIDLHGNSKKKEVSPDGSIDQNVFDIQQGVSINIFVKTGKKKKDELGQVFHYDLYGRREHKYDFLDNHSLKDISFTKLPNVAPNYFMVQKDFEAQAEYDKGFSVNELFVINSVGIVSGKDAVLINYNHKDLTTNIESVYHSSPEHELIRNIDYRPFDTRSIYYDTDLIERAREKVMQHFINDKNIGLTLPKINKENDEIGYTNSFITKNIIDARISDRFITSIFPLYLYPEKEKPKKLSEERRTILYLQWEEKRASLETMKKAFAALTQMYEIKNGNHKEAQKIYKKQKKEYDKLKEEVEKLTNALEMKEATNGTLYEAQEEPRKPNLKKEIVAQIAQKLGLVFTVEKTKKKGTFAPIDILDYIYAVLHSPKYREKYKEFLKIDFPRVPYPTDAKTFWKLVDLGGQIRQIHLLESDVVDNFITSYPISSNEGGENEVEQRPKYALNKKTDLGKVYINETQYFDNVPKIAWEFYIGGYQPAQKWLKDRKGRKLTFEDINHYQKIIVALSETDRLMKEIDTILF
- a CDS encoding superoxide dismutase — encoded protein: MAFELPKLPYDYNALEPNIDEQTMTIHHTKHHQGYTDKLNAAIKGTDMEGKSIEEILKSVSSSSNKAVRNNGGGYYNHDLFWKVMSPNGGGEPSGELAEAINKAFGSYADFKTKFEEAAKTQFGSGWAWLIVKADGSLAVTGTPNQDNPLMEVASEKGTPVLGIDVWEHAYYLKYQNKRPDYVGAFWNVVDWSKVAENYTNAK
- a CDS encoding PH domain-containing protein; this encodes MFKKMASEALGLSDIGKIISPENYNKVESDDYILHEDNEKIFFLIKSKQDEYCFTNRALIHVDGTSAMSKKRTLKRYEYYKYPISSVLLETAGTIDLDVEIKFKLGVRNSASSISKSSSSSSGGVSFSIDVDKNQLEQLKDLYKALYTMSLIESSNYSDYNGAYDAINKAIQVVANNRTNEANQAEELERVTKYISHFLDDAKEKYVKKDYSDVFLKYINN